In Bifidobacterium sp. ESL0775, the following are encoded in one genomic region:
- the rplS gene encoding 50S ribosomal protein L19, which translates to MVNAIEAFDAKHMKPSDSIPEFRPGDTVEVNVKIQEGNNSRLQAFTGVVIARSGAGLRETFVVRKVSFGCGVERRFPLHSPVIDSIKVLRHGRVRRAKLYYLRALRGKAARITERQDNSDKA; encoded by the coding sequence ATGGTTAACGCTATTGAGGCATTTGATGCCAAGCACATGAAGCCCTCGGATTCCATTCCGGAGTTCCGTCCCGGCGACACCGTCGAGGTCAACGTCAAGATCCAGGAGGGCAACAACTCCCGTCTTCAGGCGTTCACCGGCGTGGTGATCGCGCGTTCGGGCGCCGGCCTGCGCGAGACGTTCGTCGTCCGCAAGGTCAGCTTCGGCTGCGGCGTGGAGCGTCGCTTCCCGCTGCACTCCCCGGTGATCGATTCCATCAAGGTGCTGCGTCATGGCCGCGTTCGTCGCGCCAAGCTCTACTACCTGCGCGCTTTGCGTGGCAAGGCCGCTCGTATCACCGAGCGTCAGGACAACAGCGACAAGGCGTGA